A portion of the Bactrocera neohumeralis isolate Rockhampton chromosome 2, APGP_CSIRO_Bneo_wtdbg2-racon-allhic-juicebox.fasta_v2, whole genome shotgun sequence genome contains these proteins:
- the LOC126767827 gene encoding T-complex protein 1 subunit eta has protein sequence MQPQIVLLKEGTDTSQGRPQLISNINACQSIVDAVRTTLGPRGMDKLIVDASGKATISNDGATIMKLLDIVHPAAKTLVDIAKSQDAEVGDGTTSVVLLAGEILKQVKPFVEEGVHARIIIKAIRKALQLCMTKINEMAVHVEAQSKEQQRALLEKCAATAMSSKLIHQQKDFFSKMVVDTVLSLDELLPLNMIGIKKVSGGSLEESELVAGVAFKKTFSYAGFEMAPKSYKNCNIALLNIELELKAERDNAEVRVDNVKEYQKVVDAEWQILYKKLDKIHASGANVVLSKLPIGDVATQYFADRDMFCAGRVPEEDLKRTMKACGGAVMTTANDINASVLGHCEYFEERQIGGERFNFFQGCPNAKTCTLILRGGAEQFLEETERSLHDAIMIVRRTIKHDSVVAGGGAIEMELSKILREYSRTIAGKEQLLIAAIAKALEIIPRQLCDNAGFDATNILNKLRQKHAQGGQWFGVDITKEHIADNFDQCVWEPSIIKINALTAAAEAACMILSVDETIKSPNAGNQQMPMAGGMGRGMGRPM, from the exons atg caACCACAAATTGTACTTTTAAAAGAAGGTACTGACACCTCTCAGGGCAGACCGCAACTCATATCCAACATCAATGCTTGTCAATCCATCGTGGACGCTGTGCGCACCACATTGGGACCGCGCGGCATGGACAAGCTTATTGTTGATGCTTCGGGTAAGGCGACAATTTCAAACGATGGTGCTACAATAATGAAGCTTTTGGACATTGTGCATCCCGCGGCTAAAACACTTGTCGACATAGCGAAATCACAAGATGCTGAG gtTGGTGATGGTACCACATCAGTTGTGCTTTTGGCAGGTGAAATTTTGAAGCAAGTTAAACCGTTTGTTGAAGAAGGTGTGCATGCTCGTATCATTATTAAAGCAATACGTAAGGCGCTCCAATTGTGCATGACCAAGATCAATGAGATGGCTGTACATGTTGAGGCTCAATCAAAGGAACAGCAACGTGCGTTATTGGAAAAGTGCGCTGCCACAGCTATGTCTTCAAAACTAATTCACCAGCAGAAGGACTTCTTCTCAAAAATGGTGGTAGACACCGTACTTTCCTTAGATGAGTTGTTACCATTGAATATGATTGGTATCAAAAAAGTATCTGGTGGATCATTGGAGGAATCCGAACTTGTAGCTGGTGTTGCTTTTAAAAAGACATTCTCTTATGCTGGTTTCGAAATGGCACCgaaatcatataaaaattgcaacataGCTCTATTGAACATAGAATTGGAACTAAAAGCCGAACGCGATAATGCCGAAGTGAGGGTGGATAATGTTAAAGAGTACCAGAAAGTCGTTGACGCCGAGTggcaaattttatacaaaaaacttgaCAAAATTCACGCATCTGGTGCTAATGTTGTATTGTCCAAATTACCAATTGGAGATGTTGCTACACAGTATTTCGCAGATCGTGACATGTTCTGTGCAGGTCGTGTACCTGAAGAAGATTTGAAGCGTACAATGAAGGCATGCGGCGGCGCTGTTATGACCACTGCCAACGATATAAACGCTTCTGTATTGGGTCATTGTGAATATTTTGAGGAACGTCAAATTGGTGGAGAACGTTTCAACTTTTTCCAAG GTTGCCCAAATGCCAAAACATGCACATTGATTTTGCGTGGAGGCGCCGAACAATTCCTTGAGGAAACCGAACGCTCACTACATGACGCTATTATGATTGTGCGTCGTACAATTAAGCATGATTCTGTCGTTGCTG gtggtggcgCCATCGAAATGGAACTGTCCAAAATCCTGCGGGAATATTCACGAACCATCGCTGGAAAGGAGCAACTGCTGATCGCCGCCATTGCTAAAGCTCTGGAGATTATTCCACGTCAGCTGTGCGACAATGCTGGTTTTGACGCCACCAATATACTGAATAAGCTGCGACAAAAACATGCCCAAG GCGGTCAGTGGTTTGGCGTCGATATCACCAAGGAGCATATTGCCGACAATTTCGACCAGTGCGTATGGGAGCCTTCGATTATCAAGATCAATGCTTTAACTGCCGCTGCCGAGGCTGCCTGCATGATACTCTCCGTCGATGAAACCATTAAAAGCCCCAACGCTGGCAATCAGCAGATGCCTATGGCTGGCGGCATGGGTCGCGGCATGGGAAGACCCATGTAA
- the LOC126767851 gene encoding uncharacterized protein LOC126767851, which translates to MQPRIQLLLLAVIAVITRESKHANANVLFRFALNFHVKSGESNETDGAINKTLIFENNRVTIKNNLQPEESIEEELTAEPDTTEPHSTTDGPLRSMSDFWMQEQNVTDATEIVDALTQLNREISQVVGRSDYISSKVKLITRYLNILDARAAAAHDANLTNSHYKYDQLRKFIKLADKLKEPPIAASERTLDYMVMKLALDKYRIADLQEKVAKQVTDAEKAWQLYVKTRLVEVDV; encoded by the exons ATGCAGCCACGGATAcagttgcttttgttggcgGTTATCGCTGTAATCACCAGGGAATCAAAG CACGCGAACGCCAATGTGCTCTTTCGTTTCGCGCTGAATTTTCATGTGAAATCGGGCGAATCTAACGAAACCGACGGTGCCATTaacaaaactttgatttttgaaaataatcgcGTCACCATTAAAAATAATCTCCAACCGGAAGAGTCGATCGAAGAGGAATTAACTGCAGAACCCGATACAACGGAACCACACAGCACCACCGATGGTCCACTGCGATCTATGTCCGACTTCTGGATGCAAGAACAAAATGTCACCGATGCAACCGAAATTGTAGATGCCTTAACTCAACTCAATCGGGAGATTTCACAAGTTGTTGGACGAAGTGATTACATATCTTCGAAGGTGAAGCTAATTACGCGTTACCTGAATATTTTGGATGCACGAGCAGCTGCAGCACACGATGCGAACCTAACCAACTCACACTACAAGTACGACCAATTGCGAAAGTTCATCAAATTGGCGGACAAATTAAAGGAGCCGCCCATCGCTGCTTCTGAACGCACCCTCGATTATATGGTGATGAAGCTGGCTTTGGACAAGTATCGCATTGCAGACTTGCAAGAGAAGGTAGCGAAACAGGTGACTGACGCTGAAAAAGCTTGGCAACTGTATGTCAAAACGAGACTGGTCGAAGTGGATGTTTAA